A stretch of Chaetodon auriga isolate fChaAug3 chromosome 21, fChaAug3.hap1, whole genome shotgun sequence DNA encodes these proteins:
- the LOC143339938 gene encoding cytochrome P450 2F2-like isoform X1: MFLSFILLWICVSLFILCLKCQRPKNFPPGPPPLPLLGNLLNLSLDNPMRDFERLRKCYGNVYSLFIGPKPAVVINGVQAMKEAMMTKAVDFAGRPRDILVSELTQQGMVLADYGVGWKEHRRFALMTFRNFGLGKQSMEQRILGEIQYTVETLEKSIGTTLSPQVMFHNAASNIICQVLFGTRYDYDDNFIKVVVQCFKENSKIANGPWAMLYDSVPMIRHLPLPFMKAFKNIDTCKKYAARLITEHKETRVPGQPRDFLDCYLDELDKGGASDDGSSFCEDRLIMVVLDLHFAGTDTTSNTLLTGFLYLMTRPYIQERCQQEIDQVLKNKDHASYEDRHNMPYMQAVIHEVQRIANTVPLSVYHCTTNDTELTGYFLPRGTLIIQNLNSVLTEEGQWKFPHEFNPENFLNEQGEFVKPEAFMPFSAGPRMCLGEGLARMELFLIMVTLLRKFKFLWPEDAGQPDYTPVYGITLSPQPYSMKVQLRATQ, encoded by the exons GGGGAACCTGCTGAACCTCAGCCTAGACAACCCCATGAGGGACTTTGAGAGG CTGAGGAAGTGCTATGGGAACGTCTACAGTCTCTTCATTGGGCCAAAACCGGCTGTAGTCATCAACGGGGTGCAGGCCATGAAAGAGGCCATGATGACCAAGGCTGTGGATTTTGCTGGGCGACCCCGAGACATTCTCGTCAGTGAACTCACACAGCAAG GAATGGTTCTGGCAGATTACGGCGTTGGCTGGAAGGAGCATCGTCGCTTTGCTCTAATGACCTTTAGGAATTTTGGTCTGGGGAAGCAGTCCATGGAGCAGAGGATTCTGGGAGAGATACAGTACACAGTAGAAACACTGGAAAAGAGCATTG GTACAACCTTGAGTCCCCAGGTTATGTTTCATAATGCGGCCTCCAACATCATCTGCCAGGTTCTGTTTGGCACACGTTACGACTACGATGACAACTTCATCAAAGTGGTTGTTCAATGCTTTAAAGAAAACTCCAAGATCGCTAATGGTCCCTGGGCCATG CTGTATGACTCTGTGCCCATGATTCGTCACCTGCCGCTGCCCTTCATGAAGGCATTTAAGAACATTGAC ACTTGTAAGAAATATGCAGCCCGTCTGATCACAGAGCACAAAGAGACCAGAGTCCCTGGGCAACCACGAGACTTCCTTGACTGCTATCTGGATGAACTGGATAAG GGAGGCGCGAGTGATGATGGCTCCTCTTTTTGTGAGGATCGACTCATCATGGTTGTTCTGGATCTACACTTTGCTGGGACTGACACTACGTCCAACACCCTGCTCACTGGCTTCCTTTACCTCATGACCCGCCCATACATACAAG AGCGATGTCAGCAGGAGATAGACCAGGTGTTGAAAAACAAGGATCATGCCAGCTACGAGGACAGACACAACATGCCTTACATGCAG GCTGTCATCCATGAAGTCCAAAGGATAGCCAACACTGTCCCTCTTAGTGTCTACCACTGTACAACAAATGACACGGAGCTAACAGGGTATTTCTTACCCAGG GGTACACTGATCATCCAAAACCTGAACTCTGTGCTGACTGAAGAGGGACAGTGGAAATTCCCTCATGAATTCAACCCTGAAAACTTCCTGAATGAGCAGGGAGAATTTGTTAAACCAGAGGCCTTCATGCCCTTCTCTGCAG GTCCTCGGATGTGTCTCGGAGAGGGTTTGGCTCGTATGGAGCTCTTCCTCATCATGGTGACTCTGCTGAGGAAGTTCAAGTTCTTGTGGCCCGAGGATGCAGGACAGCCGGACTACACCCCCGTCTATGGGATCACTCTGTCTCCTCAACCTTACAGCATGAAGGTCCAACTCAGGGCCACACAGTAG
- the LOC143339938 gene encoding cytochrome P450 2F2-like isoform X2 → MFLSFILLWICVSLFILCLKCQRPKNFPPGPPPLPLLGNLLNLSLDNPMRDFERLRKCYGNVYSLFIGPKPAVVINGVQAMKEAMMTKAVDFAGRPRDILVSELTQQGMVLADYGVGWKEHRRFALMTFRNFGLGKQSMEQRILGEIQYTVETLEKSIGTTLSPQVMFHNAASNIICQVLFGTRYDYDDNFIKVVVQCFKENSKIANGPWAMLYDSVPMIRHLPLPFMKAFKNIDTCKKYAARLITEHKETRVPGQPRDFLDCYLDELDKVDDGSSFCEDRLIMVVLDLHFAGTDTTSNTLLTGFLYLMTRPYIQERCQQEIDQVLKNKDHASYEDRHNMPYMQAVIHEVQRIANTVPLSVYHCTTNDTELTGYFLPRGTLIIQNLNSVLTEEGQWKFPHEFNPENFLNEQGEFVKPEAFMPFSAGPRMCLGEGLARMELFLIMVTLLRKFKFLWPEDAGQPDYTPVYGITLSPQPYSMKVQLRATQ, encoded by the exons GGGGAACCTGCTGAACCTCAGCCTAGACAACCCCATGAGGGACTTTGAGAGG CTGAGGAAGTGCTATGGGAACGTCTACAGTCTCTTCATTGGGCCAAAACCGGCTGTAGTCATCAACGGGGTGCAGGCCATGAAAGAGGCCATGATGACCAAGGCTGTGGATTTTGCTGGGCGACCCCGAGACATTCTCGTCAGTGAACTCACACAGCAAG GAATGGTTCTGGCAGATTACGGCGTTGGCTGGAAGGAGCATCGTCGCTTTGCTCTAATGACCTTTAGGAATTTTGGTCTGGGGAAGCAGTCCATGGAGCAGAGGATTCTGGGAGAGATACAGTACACAGTAGAAACACTGGAAAAGAGCATTG GTACAACCTTGAGTCCCCAGGTTATGTTTCATAATGCGGCCTCCAACATCATCTGCCAGGTTCTGTTTGGCACACGTTACGACTACGATGACAACTTCATCAAAGTGGTTGTTCAATGCTTTAAAGAAAACTCCAAGATCGCTAATGGTCCCTGGGCCATG CTGTATGACTCTGTGCCCATGATTCGTCACCTGCCGCTGCCCTTCATGAAGGCATTTAAGAACATTGAC ACTTGTAAGAAATATGCAGCCCGTCTGATCACAGAGCACAAAGAGACCAGAGTCCCTGGGCAACCACGAGACTTCCTTGACTGCTATCTGGATGAACTGGATAAGGT TGATGATGGCTCCTCTTTTTGTGAGGATCGACTCATCATGGTTGTTCTGGATCTACACTTTGCTGGGACTGACACTACGTCCAACACCCTGCTCACTGGCTTCCTTTACCTCATGACCCGCCCATACATACAAG AGCGATGTCAGCAGGAGATAGACCAGGTGTTGAAAAACAAGGATCATGCCAGCTACGAGGACAGACACAACATGCCTTACATGCAG GCTGTCATCCATGAAGTCCAAAGGATAGCCAACACTGTCCCTCTTAGTGTCTACCACTGTACAACAAATGACACGGAGCTAACAGGGTATTTCTTACCCAGG GGTACACTGATCATCCAAAACCTGAACTCTGTGCTGACTGAAGAGGGACAGTGGAAATTCCCTCATGAATTCAACCCTGAAAACTTCCTGAATGAGCAGGGAGAATTTGTTAAACCAGAGGCCTTCATGCCCTTCTCTGCAG GTCCTCGGATGTGTCTCGGAGAGGGTTTGGCTCGTATGGAGCTCTTCCTCATCATGGTGACTCTGCTGAGGAAGTTCAAGTTCTTGTGGCCCGAGGATGCAGGACAGCCGGACTACACCCCCGTCTATGGGATCACTCTGTCTCCTCAACCTTACAGCATGAAGGTCCAACTCAGGGCCACACAGTAG
- the fzd8a gene encoding frizzled-8a, whose amino-acid sequence MDLLGIYLLLSLALLPRSSCTTAKEITCQEIAVPLCKGIGYNYTYMPNQFNHDTQDEAGLEVHQFWPLVEIQCSPDLKFFLCSMYTPICLEDYKKPLPPCRSVCERARAGCAPLMRQYGFPWPDRMKCDLLPVQGNPDTLCMDYNRTDSTTVSPVLSKPTNHPGKGYNPPKNKPSRPGAPGKYKPPAAPCEPGCKCLEPMVPVNTDRHPLYNRVKTGQITNCAMPCHNPYFTHDERAFTAFWIGLWSVLCFVSTFATVATFLIDMERFKYPERPIIFLSACYMFVSIGYIVRLIAGHEKVACNREFDMEHIHYETTGPALCTVVFLLIYFFGMASSIWWVILSLTWFLAAGMKWGNEAIASYSQYFHLAAWLIPSMKSIAVLALSSVDGDSVAGICYVGNQNLDNLRGFVLAPLVIYLFIGTMFLLAGFVSLFRIRSVIKQGGTKTDKLEKLMIRIGIFTVLYTVPATIIVACYFYEQHNRQSWEITHNCSSCLLERDRRSPDYAVFMLKYFMCLLVGITSGVWIWSGKTLDSWRTFCTRCCWGSKGTSGSMYSDVSTGLTWRSGTASSVSCPKQMPLSQV is encoded by the coding sequence ATGGACCTGCTTGGGATTTACCTGCTCCTCTCACTCGCGCTTCTGCCCCGATCCAGCTGCACCACGGCCAAAGAGATCACCTGCCAGGAGATAGCCGTGCCGCTGTGCAAGGGGATCGGCTACAACTACACCTACATGCCTAACCAGTTTAATCACGACACGCAGGACGAGGCGGGACTGGAGGTGCACCAGTTCTGGCCTCTGGTCGAGATTCAGTGTTCGCCGGACCTTAAGTTCTTCTTGTGCAGCATGTACACCCCGATCTGCCTGGAGGACTATAAAAAACCTCTCCCGCCGTGTCGgagcgtgtgtgagagagcccGGGCCGGCTGTGCGCCTCTCATGAGGCAGTACGGCTTCCCCTGGCCGGACAGGATGAAGTGTGACCTGCTGCCGGTGCAAGGCAACCCCGACACTCTGTGCATGGACTACAACAGAACCGACTCCACCACAGTCTCCCCTGTCCTCTCCAAACCCACCAACCATCCCGGTAAGGGTTACAATCCACCTAAAAATAAGCCGAGTCGACCCGGCGCGCCTGGGAAATACAAGCCGCCCGCCGCCCCGTGTGAGCCGGGGTGCAAGTGTCTGGAGCCCATGGTGCCGGTGAACACGGACCGCCACCCGCTCTACAACCGGGTCAAAACAGGTCAGATCACCAACTGCGCCATGCCTTGCCACAACCCTTACTTTACGCACGACGAGCGAGCGTTCACCGCCTTTTGGATAGGACTCTGGTCCGTGTTGTGCTTCGTGTCAACTTTTGCCACCGTCGCCACTTTCCTCATCGACATGGAGCGCTTCAAGTATCCAGAGAGAcccatcatcttcctctcagcctgttacatgtttgtgtccatcGGCTACATTGTCAGGCTGATCGCCGGACACGAGAAAGTGGCGTGCAACCGGGAGTTTGACATGGAGCACATCCACTACGAGACCACCGGCCCCGCACTCTGCACCGTGGTCTTTCTGCTTATTTACTTTTTCGGCATGGCCAGCTCCATCTGGTGGGTCATCCTGTCTCTGACCTGGTTCCTTGCGGCTGGGATGAAGTGGGGCAACGAGGCGATCGCCAGTTACTCCCAGTACTTCCACCTTGCCGCCTGGCTCATCCCCAGCATGAAGTCCATCGCGGTCCTGGCGCTGAGCTCCGTGGACGGGGACTCGGTAGCTGGGATCTGCTACGTGGGAAACCAGAACCTGGACAACTTACGGGGCTTCGTTTTGGCCCCCttggtgatttatttattcataggCACTATGTTCCTCCTGGCCGGATTTGTGTCCCTGTTCAGGATCCGCAGCGTCATCAAACAAGGTGGCACCAAAACTGACAAACTAGAAAAGCTGATGATCAGAATAGGCATCTTCACGGTGCTCTACACGGTGCCAGCCACCATCATAGTCGCCTGTTACTTTTACGAGCAGCACAACAGACAGAGCTGGGAGATCACGCACAACTGCTCCAGCTGTTTATTAGAGAGGGACCGCAGGAGTCCGGACTATGCAGTTTTTATGTTAAAGTACTTTATGTGCCTTCTGGTGGGCATCACGTCCGGAGTGTGGATCTGGTCCGGTAAAACTTTGGACTCCTGGAGGACTTTCTGCACCAGGTGCTGCTGGGGCAGTAAAGGCACCAGCGGCTCCATGTACAGCGACGTGAGCACCGGACTAACGTGGAGGTCCGGCACGGCCAGCTCCGTGTCTTGCCCCAAGCAGATGCCATTGTCCCAGGTttga